A single genomic interval of Pomacea canaliculata isolate SZHN2017 linkage group LG5, ASM307304v1, whole genome shotgun sequence harbors:
- the LOC112563590 gene encoding LOW QUALITY PROTEIN: serine/threonine-protein kinase 16-like (The sequence of the model RefSeq protein was modified relative to this genomic sequence to represent the inferred CDS: inserted 1 base in 1 codon), whose amino-acid sequence MGCMCGKESLHVENKRYFIRSRLGEGGFSYVDLVEESSTRKLFALKRLTCHSKEEENVALQEVEIMRRISHPNVVPLVGHMVVQVGHHSKTMDIVSEVFIVMPYYSRGSLQDLIDRHAQMSKVIPEGTIWAHFLGICKGVGALHHHSPPYAHRDLKPGNIMMMEDGTPVVMDLGSATVARXDIKSLREATALQDLAAERCSMPYRPPELFTVETNSSVDERTDIWSLGCTLYAMAYLESPFDKVYQTGGSIALAAMAGKINFREGLRCSQDLREMISWLMNVNPRDRPFIDQVIQKVESLSSTAARPAPEYNQC is encoded by the exons ATGGGGTGTATGTGTGGCAAGGAATCTCTTCATGTGGAAAACAAACGTTACTTCATTCGATCTAGACTCGGTGAAGG GGGCTTCAGTTATGTAGATTTGGTAGAAGAATCGTCCACACGCAAACTCTTTGCTTTGAAAAGACTGACATGCCATTCAAAAGAGGAGGAGAATGTGGCTCTCCAGGAGGTAGAAATAATGCGCCGTATTAGCCATCCAAATGTTGTGCCTCTTGTTGGTCACATGGTAGTACAGGTTGGCCACCATTCAAAAACCATGGACATTGTTAGTGAAGTCTTCATTGTCATGCCATACTATAGC agagGAAGTCTTCAGGACCTTATAGATCGTCATGCTCAAATGTCAAAAGTCATTCCAGAAGGCACCATCTGGGCACATTTCTTAGGCATCTGTAAAGGAGTTGGTGCATTGCATCATCACAGCCCTCCTTATGCTCATAG AGATCTAAAACCAGGTAATATcatgatgatggaggatggaACACCTGTTGTGATGGACCTTGGCTCAGCAACAGTGGCTC TGGACATTAAGTCACTCAGGGAAGCAACAGCTCTTCAG GATCTGGCTGCTGAACGATGCTCAATGCCATACAGACCTCCAGAACTTTTTACTGTTGAAACCAATTCAAGCGTTGATGAGAGGACAGATATATGG tcACTTGGATGTACCCTGTATGCTATGGCATATCTGGAGTCACCTTTTGATAAAGTATACCAAACTGGAGGCAGTATTGCTTTGGCTGCTATGGCAGGCAAGATTAATTTCCGTGAAGGCTTGAG ATGCAGTCAAGATCTACGTGAGATGATTAGCTGGCTGATGAACGTGAATCCAAGGGATCGTCCCTTCATTGATCAAGTCATCcagaaagtggaaagtttgtccAGCACAGCAGCAAGGCCTGCACCTGAGTACAATCAATGCTAA
- the LOC112563588 gene encoding dynactin subunit 2-like, whose translation MSDPKYANLPGIDINSPDVYETSDLPEDEQSMVKSTEELDSESVETIPLDTKAAYSTFRGKGVATSGIDFSDSISKQRRLGYISDQTEYEMGDGSAKETLMQKYQRLQHEIRELSEEVNKIREAVKDESAAEKMSPVALGKMLGYLQHQLTDLHLEKLLGPEASIDLSDPQGALRQRLLQQLNAYAPGAQSKEKSAKTASTPGSEADYVTYELYYRPEQAQFSKNARMANLEERLERLENAIGHNFDKVTVLTADTENKSLLGAVAALNSKLSLLDQANIDTVEARLQSVMHKLSQIAEKKNNSQDNPEKQQKILELFEMVKKLETVGDSLPHVVDRMVALKELHEQALQFSQAVTYLDTAQQEVKTTLDSYNDMMKQLQTRFKENMDGIKANFESLDKRMQALKK comes from the exons ATGTCAGACCCAAAATATGCTAATTTACCAGGGATT GATATAAATTCCCCTGATGTATATGAAACAAGCGATCTTCCTGAAGATGAGCAGTCCATGGTTAAATCAACG gaggaaCTTGACAGTGAGAGTGTTGAGACCATTCCCTTGGATACAAAGGCTGCTTACAGCACCTTCAGAGGGAAAGGAGTGGCTACTTCTGGTATAG ATTTTTCAGATAGCATTAGCAAACAGAGACGATTGGGATATATCTCTGACCAGACAGAATATGAAATG gGTGATGGTTCTGCAAAAGAAACTCTGATGCAGAAATACCAGAGACTTCAGCATGAAATACGAGAACTGTCTGAAGAAGTGAACAAGATCAGG GAAGCAGTGAAAGATGAGTCTGCAGCAGAAAAAATGTCTCCTGTGGCATTGGGAAAGATGTTAGGCTACCTTCAGCACCAGTTGACAGATCTTCATTTAGAGAAACTTCTGGGGCCTGAGGCTTCAATTGATCTCTCCGACCCTCAGGGAGCATTGCGGCA GCGTCTGCTGCAACAGCTGAATGCTTATGCACCAGGAGCTCAGAGTAAAGAAAAGTCTGCCAAAACTGCTAGCACACCAGGGAGTGAGGCTGATTATGTGACTTATGAGCTTTATTATCGCCCTGAGCAGGCCCAATTTAGCAAGAATGCTCGT atggCAAACTTAGAAGAAAGGTTAGAGAGATTAGAAAATGCCATTGGGCACAACTTTGATAAAGTG ACTGTTCTTACtgctgacactgaaaacaaaagcttgctg GGTGCTGTGGCTGCTTTAAACTCTAAGCTGTCACTGCTAGATCAAGCCAACATTGACACGGTGGAAGCCAGGCTTCAAAGTGTTATGCACAAGCTGTCACAAATtgctgagaaaaagaacaaCTCTCAAGACAACCCAGAGAAGCAGCAGAAG ATTTTAGAACTCTTTGAGATGGTGAAGAAATTGGAAACAGTGGGTGATTCCTTGCCACATGTAGTTGATAGAATGGTGGCACTGAAAGAGCTGCATGAGCAAG cgtTGCAGTTCAGTCAAGCTGTCACTTATCTGGATACTGCACAGCAAGAGGTAAAGACAACACTGGATTCCTACAATGACATGATGAAACAG CTTCAAACACGCTTCAAAGAAAACATGGATGGCATCAAAGCAAACTTTGAGAGCCTTGACAAGAGGATGCAAGCACTAAAAAAGTAG